The Ficedula albicollis isolate OC2 chromosome 9, FicAlb1.5, whole genome shotgun sequence DNA window ccccccccccccccccccccccccccccccccccccccccccccccccccccccccccccccccccccccccccccccccccccccccccccccccccccccccccccccccccccccccccccccccccccccccccccccccccccccccccccccccccccccccccccccccccccccccccccccccccccccccccccccccccccccccccccccccccccccccccccccccccccccccccccccccccccccccccccccccccccccccccccccccccccccccccccccccccccccccccccccccccccccccccccccccccccccccccccccccccccccccccccccccccccccccccccccccccccccccccccccccccccccccccccccccccccccccccccccccccccccccccccccccccccccccccccccccccccccccccccccccccccccccccccccccccccccccccccccccccccccccccccccccccccccccccccccccccccccccccccccccccccccccccccccccccccccccccccccccccccccccccccccccccccccccccccccccccccccccccccccccccccccggggcggggGCGGCGGTAGGCGCGGCACAGGGCGTGCAGGAGGACAGCCAGCCCCGCTGCCGCGCACAGCAGCGCTGCCCCTTTCCAGAGCCCGCTGGCCGCCTCCAGCTCCGACAGCACCGTCTGCCAGTCCCCCAGGCACAGGAAAAACTCGCCTCCCTGGGCGGGCggctggaggtgcagggagcCATCGGGGTGCAAGGACAGCTCCCCAATGCCCGTCAGCCCGGCCCCCACCCGCAGCATCTCCTCCGTCTCCAGGATGCCCTTGGGCTTCTCCCCGATCAGGTACTGGCCCAACAGGTCGCGCAGGCCATGGGTTGGCTGCTGGAACCGCTCGTACACCATCTCCAGGGGCAGGCAGACGGCTTGGAGCGGGCTGTCCACACTCACCTGTGTCACTGCCTCAGGGACTGGTGAGGCCAGCAGGAAGGGGACAGTGTAGATCTGCTCTGAGAGCACCCGCTCACTCTCGCTCCTGCAAATGGAGAGGGTTGGGGTGtggagaatcacagaatcggTGAGGTTGACCTCTGAGATCAACCTATGACTGAATATCAGCCTGAATGCcatgtccagtctttccttaaacacctccaagGACATCAGCTTCACTGCCTCCCTGGTGAGGgagcctcctgctccctggagaGCTCATACCAATGTCTAATCATCCTCTATATGAAGAAGTTCTTCCTAATCTCTAACtgaaacctcccctggcacagcttgaggcccTTTACTCTTGTCTTGTCACTGGTTgcttgggagaagaggccaatccccacctggctacaaccttCTTTCAGGgggttgtagagagtgataaagCCACCCCAGAAtctcctccaggctaaacattcccagctccctcagctgctcttcatcagtcatgtgctccagcccttcaccagctctgctaCCCTTCTCTGGACTTACTCTATCAGCTCAATGGCCTTCCTGAGTTGAGGAGCCCAGAACCGGACACAGGACTCGAGGTGtagcctcaccagtgctgagtacaagGGGATGATCACTGCCTTGTTCCTGCTGGCCACAACACAGAGAAGCCCTGAGCTCTCGGTGCTGAGCTAAGCTTAGGGACTAAAGTCTTTAACCAAGttattttctgcctctcacGTGATCCCAGATGGTGGGGTCTGGACTCACTGCTGCAAGCctcctcctgcagtctctcccCATCACTCACCAGCTTCGGACCAAGCTGTTCCAGATCAGCCGatgctccttcagcagcagtttctggATCAcgccctgcagcccctcatgGTAGTGGCTGGTCagtgcagcctgggctggcagcactaTGCCTAAGGACAAGGGATGTGTCACACCAAAACAGGGGATCCTGGCCCTTGTCTCTCATGCAGGGCCACAGGGTATCCTTACCTTCCAGGGCAACGTAAGGCAGGCACCTCCCCTCAGCTGCAGACACCAGCGCTGGCAAATTGTCATCAACCTGGAGCTTTGGGGCCTCCTGGAAGAGCATGGACTGAGTGTGAGCATGGGCAGGGGTAGGAAGTGAGGCCAGGAATGGCTCTCTGGAGATCTCTGGAAGGATGTggcctgctcagctctgcatgTCATGAAGTCaccagaggatggagcaggttGCAGACATCGGTGTGCGCACCCACATCCAATTGTGGAGGGCAGTGGGAAAGAGACAGTGGGCAGGAAAGAGCATCTGAGAGACAGGGCTACCTGTATGCGTGCCACGACTCTGGCTTTCCTCCTGTACAGGTAGTAGAAGAGGCCAGAGAAGGCAAGGCTGGAGcccagacacagcagctccccCGGAGTGATGTGTTTGTCCATGGTCCCAGGCTTGGGCGACAAGGCCTGCAAGGTGAGCATGTTGTCTGGGGAATGGGGCCGTGTCACCATGACAGGGACATCCCACTGCCCCTGTTCTGAAGGCAGGGGTGTCCCTGGACCCCTCTCCCCAAGGAGGCGCTGTCCCCACGCTCTGCCGCCCCAGGACCAAGCCTGCCCACGGCCCAGAGGGGGTAGTTCACCTCCAGCACCCACAGGTGCCCGGTACCCGGCTCGACACTGCATCCCGGGCCCAGCCGGGGCCCAGTCCCGCACCAGGGATCGGGCCGAGGCCCAGCACCCGTGGCCCAGCCCGGGGCCCGGCCCAGGCTCCCACCCAGGTCCGGCCCCGCGATCTGTCCCGGCCCCGCGATCTGTCCCGGCCCAGCCCCCAGCTCGgtcccggcccggccccgccgccgcgcccagcccccccccccccccccccccccccccccccccccccccccccccccccccccccccccccccccccccccccccccccccccccccccccccccccccccccccccccccccccccccccccccccccccccccccccccccccccccccccccccccccccccccccccccccccccccccccccccccccccccccccccccccccccccccccccccccccccccccccccccccccccccccccccccccccccccccccccccccccccccccccccccccccccccccccccccccccccccccccccccccccccccccccccccccccccccccccccccccccccccccccccccccccccccccccccccccccccccccccccccccccccccccccccagcccccagctcgGTCCCGGCCCGGCCGCGCCGCCGCGCCCAGCCCCGATGCCCCCGTACCCCCGAGGCGCCCAGGCCCGGACCCCGGCCCTACCGCgcttcctgctgggaaatgtAGTCCAGCCCTCGCGGTGAGGCGGCGGGCCTGCCGTGACCGAACTATCCCTCCCAGCATTCC harbors:
- the LOC107603818 gene encoding uncharacterized protein LOC107603818, with protein sequence MDKHITPGELLCLGSSLAFSGLFYYLYRRKARVVARIQEAPKLQVDDNLPALVSAAEGRCLPYVALEGIVLPAQAALTSHYHEGLQGVIQKLLLKEHRLIWNSLVRSCRNKAVIIPLYSALVRLHLESCVRFWAPQLRKAIELIESESERVLSEQIYTVPFLLASPVPEAVTQVSVDSPLQAVCLPLEMVYERFQQPTHGLRDLLGQYLIGEKPKGILETEEMLRVGAGLTGIGELSLHPDGSLHLQPPAQGGEFFLCLGDWQTVLSELEAASGLWKGAALLCAAAGLAVLLHALCRAYRRPRPGAPVCQPMPVASTRSPQGCQPAPPASLSVVMVTRYVVTGRDTVPPGGSLIFPQQQLQEQQRMSITPLLHTCTGLTHRTDAKQDTCPPTSLRIWLSCNTGPPHEQQDLDGHPVVGGTPDRLGKAVPGGARCSGAGAAVRQASPASLTLAPPSLALPHGIPETPGSVLLSLALTPASPALPHGILGTPASVLHHAVPLVLPCNSPRLMPGLPLGLPYSIPGAAPGPSPSTSWWGLGPAAPPGVMGGWLSLGGVGGVHLLSRDSGDGWGEVLLIHSQEGDVGITGPPSSDTGVGVCPPPPEQW